A genomic segment from Brevundimonas mediterranea encodes:
- a CDS encoding thiamine pyrophosphate-dependent enzyme yields the protein MNDKLSQKNSRPLSLRVPEPSGRPGDAPDFSHLLMDAPGAVERPEVGTTPYEMRDLAFRLIRVLDDEGQAVGPWNPRLDPDTLRRGLKAMILTRAFDDRMHRAHRQGKTSFYMKCTGEEAIAVAQGMLLSREDMGFPTYRQQGLLIARGYPLVEMMNQIYSNAADPIKGRQLPIMYSAKDYGFFTISGNLGTQVPQAVGWAMASAYKGDDKIAISWIGDGATAEGDFHNALTFASVYRAPVILNIVNNQWAISSFQGIAGGLETTFASKAIGYGLPALRVDGNDFLAVWAATQWAEERARSNQGATVIELFTYRGAPHSTSDDPSRYRPGDEHEKWPLGDPLERLRQHLTVIGEWDDERHAVALREAVEQVRAAGKESEAIGTLGQSRPSVKTMFEEVYATEDWRLIEQRREVGV from the coding sequence ATGAACGACAAATTGAGCCAAAAGAACAGCCGCCCGCTGTCGCTGCGCGTGCCCGAGCCTTCGGGCCGGCCGGGCGACGCGCCTGACTTCAGTCATCTGTTGATGGACGCCCCCGGCGCCGTCGAACGGCCCGAGGTGGGCACGACGCCTTACGAGATGCGCGACCTTGCGTTCCGGTTGATCCGGGTGCTGGACGACGAAGGCCAGGCCGTCGGTCCGTGGAATCCGCGTCTGGATCCGGACACCCTGCGTCGCGGCCTGAAGGCCATGATCCTGACCCGCGCCTTCGACGACCGGATGCACCGCGCCCACCGCCAGGGCAAGACCAGCTTCTACATGAAATGCACCGGCGAGGAGGCCATCGCGGTCGCGCAAGGCATGCTGCTGAGCCGCGAGGACATGGGTTTTCCGACCTACCGCCAGCAGGGGCTGCTGATCGCCCGCGGCTATCCGCTGGTCGAGATGATGAACCAGATCTATTCCAATGCTGCGGACCCGATCAAAGGGCGTCAGCTGCCGATCATGTATTCGGCCAAGGACTACGGCTTCTTCACCATCAGCGGCAATCTGGGCACCCAGGTGCCCCAGGCCGTGGGCTGGGCCATGGCCAGCGCCTACAAGGGCGACGACAAGATCGCCATCAGCTGGATCGGCGACGGCGCCACGGCCGAGGGCGATTTTCACAACGCCCTGACCTTCGCCTCCGTCTATCGCGCGCCGGTCATTCTGAACATCGTCAACAACCAGTGGGCCATCAGCTCCTTCCAGGGCATCGCCGGCGGGCTGGAGACCACCTTCGCCTCCAAGGCCATCGGCTATGGCCTGCCGGCCCTGCGGGTGGACGGCAACGACTTCCTGGCGGTCTGGGCGGCGACCCAGTGGGCCGAGGAGCGCGCCCGGTCCAACCAGGGGGCGACGGTGATCGAACTGTTCACCTATCGCGGCGCCCCGCACTCGACCTCCGACGACCCCAGCCGCTACCGCCCCGGCGACGAGCACGAGAAATGGCCGCTGGGCGATCCGCTGGAGCGGCTGCGCCAGCACCTGACCGTCATCGGCGAGTGGGATGACGAGCGCCACGCCGTCGCCCTGCGCGAGGCGGTCGAACAGGTCCGCGCCGCCGGCAAGGAATCGGAGGCCATCGGCACCCTGGGCCAGTCGCGCCCCAGCGTGAAGACGATGTTCGAAGAGGTCTATGCGACCGAAGACTGGCGGCTGATCGAACAGCGCCGCGAGGTGGGGGTCTGA
- a CDS encoding Lrp/AsnC family transcriptional regulator: MADELDPIDARILDILQQDAGLSVAEVADRVGLSASPCWRRIKRLEDSGLITKRVTLLNAKLLGLDFEVYAIVKLMLPSAENLDIFEGAVAKWPEVVQCATITGREDYVLRIITSDMHAFDKFLREKLLALGIVSDCESHIVTRGVKNVTALPLGIVTPHVG; this comes from the coding sequence TTGGCGGACGAACTCGATCCCATTGACGCTCGGATCCTGGATATCCTGCAACAAGACGCCGGTCTGTCGGTCGCGGAAGTCGCGGATCGCGTCGGTCTGTCGGCCTCGCCCTGCTGGCGCCGGATCAAGCGGCTGGAGGATTCCGGCCTGATCACCAAGCGGGTCACCCTGCTGAACGCCAAGCTTCTGGGTCTCGACTTCGAGGTCTACGCCATCGTCAAACTGATGCTGCCGTCGGCCGAGAATCTCGACATCTTCGAAGGCGCCGTCGCCAAATGGCCGGAAGTGGTCCAGTGCGCCACCATCACGGGGCGCGAGGACTATGTGCTGCGCATCATCACGTCCGACATGCACGCCTTCGACAAGTTCCTGCGCGAAAAGCTGCTGGCCCTGGGCATCGTCTCCGACTGCGAGAGCCATATCGTCACGCGCGGCGTGAAGAATGTGACCGCCCTGCCTCTTGGCATAGTGACCCCTCACGTCGGATAA
- a CDS encoding pirin family protein codes for MIELVIDARRKDLGGFEVGRVLPFHSRRMVGPFIFLDQMGPAEFAPGSDAIDVRPHPHIGLSTLTYLFEGEIMHHDNLGYNQVIRPGEVNWMTAGKGIVHSERTDPLKKSRGGPMHGMQAWVALPDEAEEIDPAFHHLDEDAQPAYENGGLFARLVAGEAYGAKAAVPVSSPLFYVHWELQPGVRTAPPPGKGAGGMSERALYVAKGSIEVGDRTFHEGQMIVLEPTAEPTVKALVQSTVMVLGGEPVGERLIWWNFVASSQARIDQAKADWKAGRMALPSEDDLEFIPLPDEPAKAQAAPAPVEPKPTDPV; via the coding sequence ATGATCGAACTGGTGATCGACGCGCGCCGCAAGGACCTGGGCGGGTTCGAGGTCGGCCGCGTCCTGCCCTTCCATTCGCGCCGGATGGTCGGGCCCTTCATCTTCCTGGACCAGATGGGGCCGGCCGAGTTCGCGCCGGGCTCGGACGCCATCGATGTGCGACCGCACCCGCACATCGGCCTGTCGACCCTCACCTATCTGTTCGAGGGTGAGATCATGCACCATGACAACCTCGGCTATAATCAGGTCATCCGCCCCGGCGAGGTGAACTGGATGACCGCCGGCAAGGGCATCGTCCATTCCGAGCGCACCGATCCGCTGAAGAAGAGCCGCGGCGGGCCGATGCACGGGATGCAGGCCTGGGTCGCCCTGCCCGACGAGGCCGAGGAGATCGATCCCGCCTTCCACCACCTGGATGAGGACGCCCAGCCCGCCTACGAAAACGGCGGACTGTTCGCGCGCCTGGTGGCGGGCGAAGCCTATGGCGCCAAGGCGGCCGTCCCGGTGTCCTCACCCCTCTTCTATGTGCACTGGGAGCTTCAGCCCGGCGTCCGCACCGCGCCGCCTCCCGGCAAGGGCGCGGGCGGCATGAGCGAGCGCGCCCTCTATGTGGCCAAGGGCTCCATCGAGGTCGGCGACCGCACCTTCCACGAAGGCCAGATGATCGTGCTGGAACCGACGGCCGAACCGACCGTCAAGGCCCTGGTCCAATCCACCGTCATGGTCCTGGGCGGCGAGCCGGTCGGCGAACGCCTGATTTGGTGGAATTTCGTCGCCTCCAGCCAGGCCCGCATCGACCAGGCCAAGGCCGACTGGAAAGCCGGCCGCATGGCCCTGCCCAGCGAGGACGACCTGGAATTCATTCCCCTGCCGGACGAACCCGCCAAGGCCCAGGCCGCGCCGGCGCCGGTCGAGCCCAAGCCCACAGATCCGGTATAA